From Falco cherrug isolate bFalChe1 chromosome W unlocalized genomic scaffold, bFalChe1.pri SUPER_W_unloc_1, whole genome shotgun sequence, the proteins below share one genomic window:
- the LOC129734925 gene encoding uncharacterized protein LOC129734925 encodes MEREAALTLLSDILAKREASVSTKKLHDLCRWTNEKGHLKDPQLMFSVTEWREIGDSLCDATLSGSKSAKDLGTTWREVVNHLRSMVAEKKMAMAASDLLGRETESESTRLFGQGAPSAKGIIVPITKSATELLQPTPSPEGAAATGAPRRPESYREPPPVLDEEEGTSAGPRAPLNESAESDKENEPTPAAPIPRPRTKPSDRTLNRLQQQLNECHLPTAGRDLRVLTQEGVILHHAASQSR; translated from the coding sequence ATGGAAAGGGAGGCGGCACTCACGCTATTATCTGATATTCTTGCTAAGCGAGAGGCTAGCGTGAGCACAAAGAAGCTCCATGATCTCTGTAGGTGGACAAATGAAAAAGGACACCTAAAAGACCCGCAATTGATGTTTAGTGTGACTGAGTGGCGAGAGATCGGGGATTCCCTTTGCGATGCGACCCTTAGTGGCAGCAAGTCGGCCAAGGACTTGGGGACTACCTGGCGGGAGGTCGTGAACCATTTACGATCAATGGTTGCGGAGAAAAAAATGGCTATGGCTGCTTCAGACCTCCTTGGTAGGGAAACCGAGTCGGAGTCTACCCGATTATTTGGTCAAGGCGCTCCGTCTGCAAAAGGCATAATTGTGCCTATTACAAAATCTGCGACAGAGCTATTACAGCCGACACCATCTCCGGAGGGTGCCGCCGCAACAGGTGCTCCACGCCGACCTGAAAGCTACCGAGAGCCGCCCCCCGTGCTAGATGAGGAAGAGGGTACAAGTGCGGGTCCGAGAGCGCCTCTGAATGAAAGCGCAGAGTCCgataaagaaaatgaacccaCCCCAGCTGCCCCGATCCCCCGTCCCCGAACAAAACCCTCCGACCGGACCCTAAACCGCTTGCAGCAGCAATTGAACGAATGCCATCTGCCTACTGCCGGTCGTGATCTTCGGGTCCTGACCCAGGAAGGCGTTATCCTCCACCATGCCGCTTCCCAAAGTCGTTAG